Proteins from a single region of Arctopsyche grandis isolate Sample6627 chromosome 1, ASM5162203v2, whole genome shotgun sequence:
- the LOC143917810 gene encoding uncharacterized protein LOC143917810 translates to MIRILQINLNGCQAAQDVMIQTAEERRADLVIVSEQYRNISHRWYSDASSRSAIYTPTAHLRITNAVSIGVQGWRWVEMRGVRFYSCYFSPSATVEEFKRDLVCLEDDVRTSTLPVVVAGDFNSKAPEWGSQKTDRRGILLSEMASHLHLHAAKVGSAYTFVRGSTGSVIDVTFAGETIIGRIRKWQVLDSYSHSDHRYIGFELEDRLAGPQMLPSSSGWGARKLDIVALDEAVAELRSKR, encoded by the exons ATGATCCGCATACTCCAGATCAATCTGAATGGATGCCAGGCGGCGCAGGATGTGATGATACAGACAGCAGAGGAGCGGCGAGCGGACCTCGTGATTGTGTCTGAACAGTACCGCAACATTTCTCATCGATGGTATTCGGATGCAAGCTCAAGATCTGCAATCTACACACCAACTGCCCACCTGCGAATCACGAATGCTGTTTCAATTGGCGTCCAAGGCTGGAGGTGGGTGGAGATGAGGGGAGTGAGGTTCTATAGCTGCTATTTTTCTCCTAGTGCAACAGTAGAGGAGTTCAAGAGAGATCTCGTCTGCCTTGAAGATGACGTGAGAACATCGACCTTACCTGTTGTCGTTGCCGGAGATTTTAACTCAAAAGCTCCAGAGTGGGGCTCTCAAAAAACGGATCGCAGAGGTATTTTACTCTCTGAAATGGCATCGCATTTACATCTGCATGCGGCCAAAGTAGGAAGTGCTTACACGTTCGTTCGGGGCAGCACCGGATCGGTCATCGATGTCACATTTGCAGGTGAAACAATAATTGGCAGGATCCGAAAATGGCAAGTGCTTGACAGCTACTCTCACAGCGACCATCGCTACATTGGCTTCGAGTTGGAAGATCGCCTCGCCGGGCCACAAATGTTACCTTCTAGTTCTGGCTGGGGAGCTCGTAAGCTGGACATCGTAGCTTTGGACGAAGCCGTTGCAGAACTAAGatcaaaa aggtga